The nucleotide sequence CAGGCCGGGATCGCTAGCAAGCCGGAACAGGGTGAAGCCGATAATCATGCCAACCAGCGCGGCCAGCTTCGCGTTGCGCGGAATGGCGCCGCGCGAACGCCACGCGCGCAGGGTCGGTCCAAAACGCTCATGCTCCAAAAGCCAGGCCTCGAACCGCGGAGAAGACCGGGCGAAGCATGCCGCCGCCAGGATCAGGAAAGGCGTTGTCGGCAGCACCGGCAGGAACGCGCCGACAAAGCCGAGCGCAACGAAGACAAATCCCAGGACGAGGAAGAGGATGCGCAGAAGACGCGAGGAGCGAGAATCATTGTCGGCGGGATCGCTGCTCACGTCGTCACATGCGGCGTTCTGCGTCAGTGCAGCAGCGCCCTGGCCTTCGGGCGCGCCAGACCTTCCGCTAGGCTTACGGCGGTATCGAGCCCACGCCCCTCGCCCAGCGCCACCACCGCCGGACGGCTGCGGCTCAGCAAGGCGCGCGCGGCATTGCGGGTCGATTCCACGCTGACCGCATCGATCCGCGCCACCAGTTCGTCCACCGTCAGCGGACGTCCGTAGGCCAGGATATGCCGCGCCATCTGCTCGGCGCGAGCGCTGCAGCTTTCCATCCCCATCAGGAGGCCAGCCTTCATCTGCGCCTTGGAGCGGGCGATCTCCTTTTCGGTCAGCGTCTCGACGGCATTGTTCATTTCGTCGACGATGACTTCCACCATCTCCGGCGCATCGGCAGGATCCGTCCCGGTGTAAAGTCCGAAAAATCCGGTGTCGGAATAGGCGGCGTGGAATGTGTAGATCGAATAGCAAA is from Afipia massiliensis and encodes:
- a CDS encoding YbaN family protein, which produces MSSDPADNDSRSSRLLRILFLVLGFVFVALGFVGAFLPVLPTTPFLILAAACFARSSPRFEAWLLEHERFGPTLRAWRSRGAIPRNAKLAALVGMIIGFTLFRLASDPGLPLTLAVAALMLTGLAYVFSRPS